The window gGAGCGGCCGGGCGGGATGAACGGCTCGGAGGTGGGCGGCGGCACGGCGGCGGCGGGGCTGCTAGCGGGCGCCGGGAGTGCGGCACTGGAGCTGGAACGGGCGCTACGCTGCTGTACCGCCACCTCCGTGGTGACCGAcggcggcggggcggcggcggcggacGAGCGGAGCCTGTACATCATGCGAGTGGTGCAGATCGCCGTCATGTGCGTCCTCGCCCTTACCGTCGTGTTCGGCATCTTCTTCCTCGGCTGCAACCTCCTCATCAAGTCCGAGGGAATGATCAACTTTCTGGTCAAGGATCGGCGCCCATCCAAAGAGGTGGAGGCGGTGGTGGTGGGGCCGTACTGACCCCCTCGCCGCGCCGCGCTCCGCGCCCGCCCATCCCGACGGCGCGGCCCCGGGGGAGGCCGGCCCTGGCGCCAGCCCCCAGCGGACTGCACAGCGGCCATCCTCCGTTCAGACGTGACTGTTTGGtctgttggttttatttgattttattcctCCTTAAACACAACAGCAAACGAGCCCCGAGAACCCGAAGCCGGTGAGACGTGCGGGGCCGCCCGGCGTGCGCCGTCCCCGGGGCCGCCCGCCCCGGCCTGCGGGGCTCCGAAGTAAAACCGTGCTCTGATGGCAACAGGTCTGGGTTTGCTTCTTCCGTTCGCGTTAACCGATGCCTCGCATCTTCGAATCCCGGACGCCGTGGTGAGGGGAGCTGGGAGGTGCCCGGGGCGAATCCGCGGAGCTCGGGGGAGCCGCTGCCCCGTGTCCCAGCCTCGCGGGTTTTTGCCTTGCAGCTGTGCTAGAAGTTGCGTGCGTGACTGCTCTTCCAGTTGCCAGGGTTGCCCGAGGCCAGGGGAGACGGCTCCCGCGCCCCGAGCCCGGCGGGATGGGCGCGGGATGCGGCAGCACCCGGCTCTCCCAGCCATACCGGCTGTGGCCGGGAAAATAAGCCAGGAGACCGCGGAGTATTCCCCTGTCCGGGTCTGGCCGTAAAACCACTACACGCCAATTGCGAGCCCAGCCGCAAGCCTCACCAACAGGTGACTTATTACGGTCACATTTAAGGGAGGGAGAAATTTATGCCTGCATAGgatcttttgttgttttgttggttttttttccttctcttcatccATTTCCTCTGCAGGGATCACAGAGCATCTGTCGATGAGAGGTTAGTCAGCTCCTCGAGGGCTTGCACTGGTTGCTAGCGATAAATCAATCTCTCCACATTTGCTGGAGGAGGAGTGGAACTGGTGTAAGCACTTGCCTGGGAGCACAGAAGTAGGAGTGGGGCAAAAAGGCTCAGGCAACCTGCCTGGGAGAAAATACCTCTCTGACATCCCAAGTTAATTGTCGGTATTTAAAATGCTGATGGGCATCGTGCAGTTTTCCAGAGAAACCGTGCAGACTTGAGGCTGCTTGATTTTCCCTCAGTTTATCCCAAGTTGTGTTAAGATGGCCAAACTACCAAATCAGTATAGACAACTTTAGGAGATGTTCTCAGAAGTTTACGTTTTGGTAGACAAGGTAGAACTCTGCATTTACAAAAGGCACCTGAGCTAGAAGGGGCTGAAATAAAGCTGGAGTGAAGCCACCACCTAACTGTGGATAAACTTTTGGTAGAAAATGAGATAAACCAGAGTATCTCAGCGTAGTCTGATTCCCTCACACAAGCAGAAATCCCAGCTGTGTCCTCGCTCATTTACGGCTACATTtaagagaaagacaaagaacAGATCTTCCTGTTCTCTGGGTTACAAATATGCTGTGGACATCCTCATTACATCAAAATAAATGTTACAAAGCCATCTATCAGCTCAAACATGGGTGGGAAATTTAACCGAAGCTCTCATTTTTTTACCACTTAAAGCGTTAGAAACATTGAATAAAGGAGAATTTTGATATTACAATAAAAAACT of the Melopsittacus undulatus isolate bMelUnd1 chromosome 4, bMelUnd1.mat.Z, whole genome shotgun sequence genome contains:
- the RPRM gene encoding protein reprimo; its protein translation is MNGSEVGGGTAAAGLLAGAGSAALELERALRCCTATSVVTDGGGAAAADERSLYIMRVVQIAVMCVLALTVVFGIFFLGCNLLIKSEGMINFLVKDRRPSKEVEAVVVGPY